A genome region from Streptomyces sp. NBC_01296 includes the following:
- a CDS encoding sialidase family protein, which yields MRVFLPLTAVATAALLLTTVTVATPAAADQSPDGAPLTKVSHGDPYANCTIGAMSPDSVVYPGTEVEPYLSVDPRDSKRVVTVFQQDRWNDGGARGLAAAWTTDGRTFHRSTLPFSLCAPGGADFERATDPWVSTGPDGTVYAGGEGVDFTKSTRTGLLAATSRDGGRTWRNLTTTHVDEQPFFNDKPSLTADPIRKGTAYQVWDRLDNDPPGPSSLDGPGYISLTRDGGRTWSKARPFVVTSAVPNTQTIGHLIVVDRHTGTLYDFFDTITLSEDLSTVVEAHYAVVTSTDAGETWSTPVTVARDTSVPEVDPNDPTKVLRAGSTLPSPAIDPKTGTLYMAYEGSDFSGGTFDSVQLVRSTDGGRTWGAPELISPKGVPGFSPSIAVDERGTVALTYYDLRFLKPGDTTTLPTAYQLATLPHGDPKLRTERRISRIFDWLQAPSSGGYFLGDYQGLVADGKGVRAVLTETHSDAPQNRTDVYSGSFRTR from the coding sequence ATGCGCGTCTTCCTGCCCTTGACCGCTGTCGCCACCGCCGCGCTCCTGCTCACCACGGTCACCGTCGCGACTCCCGCCGCCGCAGACCAGAGCCCCGACGGCGCACCGCTGACCAAGGTGTCCCACGGCGACCCGTACGCGAACTGCACCATCGGCGCGATGTCGCCTGACAGCGTCGTCTATCCGGGCACCGAGGTCGAGCCGTACCTGTCCGTCGACCCGCGCGACTCGAAGCGCGTGGTCACCGTGTTCCAGCAGGACCGCTGGAACGACGGCGGCGCCCGCGGCCTGGCGGCCGCCTGGACCACGGACGGCCGCACCTTCCACCGGAGCACACTGCCGTTCAGCCTGTGCGCCCCGGGCGGCGCGGACTTCGAACGGGCCACCGACCCCTGGGTGAGCACCGGACCGGACGGAACCGTCTACGCCGGCGGGGAAGGCGTCGACTTCACCAAGAGCACGCGCACCGGCCTCCTGGCCGCCACGTCCCGCGACGGCGGCCGCACCTGGCGGAACCTCACCACCACGCACGTCGACGAGCAGCCGTTCTTCAACGACAAGCCCTCGCTCACCGCCGATCCGATCCGCAAGGGCACCGCCTACCAAGTCTGGGACCGCCTCGACAACGACCCGCCCGGCCCCAGCTCCCTCGACGGTCCGGGCTACATCTCCCTCACCCGCGACGGCGGCCGCACGTGGAGCAAGGCCCGGCCGTTCGTCGTCACCTCCGCCGTGCCCAACACCCAGACCATCGGCCATCTGATCGTCGTCGACCGGCACACCGGCACCCTGTACGACTTCTTCGACACGATCACCCTCTCCGAGGACCTGAGCACCGTCGTCGAAGCCCACTACGCGGTGGTCACCTCGACCGACGCCGGAGAGACCTGGAGCACCCCGGTCACCGTGGCCCGGGACACCTCCGTACCGGAGGTCGACCCGAACGACCCCACCAAGGTGCTGCGCGCCGGGTCCACCCTGCCCAGCCCGGCCATCGACCCGAAGACGGGCACGCTGTACATGGCCTACGAGGGCTCGGACTTCTCCGGAGGCACGTTCGACTCCGTCCAGCTGGTGCGCTCCACCGACGGCGGACGGACCTGGGGTGCCCCGGAGCTGATCAGCCCGAAGGGCGTGCCGGGCTTCTCCCCGTCGATCGCGGTCGACGAGCGGGGCACCGTCGCACTCACCTACTACGACCTGCGCTTCCTCAAGCCGGGCGACACCACCACCCTGCCCACCGCCTACCAGCTGGCCACGCTGCCGCACGGAGACCCGAAGCTCCGGACAGAACGACGGATCTCGCGGATCTTCGACTGGCTGCAGGCACCGTCCTCCGGGGGCTACTTCCTCGGCGACTACCAAGGCCTGGTGGCAGACGGCAAGGGAGTACGGGCGGTGCTGACCGAGACCCACTCCGATGCTCCACAGAACCGTACGGACGTGTACAGCGGCAGTTTCCGCACCCGGTGA
- a CDS encoding NAD(P)/FAD-dependent oxidoreductase — translation MADAALPVIVLSDSDPLRRHETAELVQSWYRTSFRVLQVGGQAEVVRALRALADRKVPVAAVLADEAPDPGAAQHPGVRWLSLAEQRNAESDAHVGAARDEGDPAEHLRGALDDSLCTWNADCDGGLPTAEVRGSRFSPAAYAVRDFLGRSGVIFRWLPEEDVRDAPVTVCLGDGTEIVDPSISDLAERLGLIRPAGQDHYDVAVIGGGPGGLSAAVYAAAEGMSVVVIEDDAPGGQAGSTSRIENYLGFPVGLTGGDLAQRALQQARRARVEWQPTRVASRVTPTDTGDHTVEFVKAGTDETASVTAAAVVVATGVDWNRLTAPGVDRLLNSGVYYGACLSDAPSAAGEDVYMVGAGNSAGQAALYFARYARTVTLLVRGADLGASMSSYLVQRIERTPGLQVLLGTEVAACHGETTLTGLSLRDRAGGERTVPAHCLYVLIGGHPSTDWLGGKLKLDGRGYVVTGSGGADPDALPMETSVPGVFAVGDVRSGSVKRVGAAVGEGAAVAQSLVEYRRRHPERFRDARASCGF, via the coding sequence ATGGCCGATGCCGCACTGCCGGTGATTGTTCTCTCCGACTCCGACCCGCTCCGCCGGCATGAAACCGCTGAGCTGGTGCAAAGCTGGTACCGGACGTCCTTCCGCGTGCTGCAGGTCGGAGGGCAGGCGGAGGTGGTCCGCGCGCTGCGCGCGCTGGCCGACCGGAAGGTACCGGTGGCAGCCGTGCTCGCCGACGAAGCACCGGACCCGGGCGCCGCGCAGCACCCGGGGGTGCGCTGGCTGTCGCTGGCCGAGCAGCGCAATGCGGAGTCGGACGCCCACGTCGGGGCGGCTCGGGACGAGGGCGACCCGGCCGAGCACCTTCGTGGCGCGCTCGACGATTCCCTGTGCACGTGGAACGCCGACTGCGACGGTGGTCTGCCGACCGCCGAGGTGCGCGGGAGCCGCTTCTCACCCGCCGCGTATGCGGTGCGCGACTTCCTCGGCCGCAGCGGCGTGATCTTCCGCTGGCTCCCCGAGGAGGACGTGCGGGACGCCCCGGTGACCGTCTGCCTCGGGGACGGCACCGAGATCGTGGATCCTTCGATCAGCGACCTGGCCGAGCGGCTCGGTCTCATCCGGCCGGCCGGACAGGACCACTACGACGTCGCGGTGATCGGCGGTGGCCCCGGAGGTCTGTCCGCGGCCGTGTACGCCGCTGCCGAGGGCATGAGCGTGGTCGTGATCGAGGACGACGCGCCCGGCGGGCAGGCGGGATCGACCTCGCGGATCGAGAACTACCTCGGTTTCCCCGTAGGTCTCACAGGTGGCGATCTCGCCCAGCGCGCCCTGCAACAGGCCCGTCGCGCCCGCGTCGAGTGGCAGCCCACCCGGGTGGCCAGTCGGGTGACCCCGACGGACACCGGTGACCACACCGTGGAGTTCGTCAAGGCGGGTACCGATGAGACGGCCTCGGTGACCGCGGCCGCGGTGGTGGTCGCCACGGGCGTGGACTGGAACCGGCTGACGGCTCCCGGCGTCGACCGGCTGCTCAACTCCGGTGTGTACTACGGCGCATGCCTGTCCGACGCCCCCTCGGCTGCCGGGGAGGACGTGTACATGGTGGGCGCGGGCAACTCCGCCGGACAGGCCGCCCTCTACTTCGCGCGCTACGCCCGCACCGTCACCTTGCTGGTGCGGGGCGCAGACCTCGGCGCTTCCATGTCGAGCTACCTGGTGCAGCGCATCGAGCGGACTCCGGGCCTCCAGGTCCTCCTGGGGACCGAGGTGGCCGCATGCCACGGCGAGACGACTCTCACCGGTCTCAGTCTGCGCGACCGCGCGGGCGGCGAGCGCACGGTCCCGGCGCACTGCCTCTACGTGTTGATCGGCGGCCACCCGTCGACGGACTGGCTCGGCGGCAAGCTGAAGCTCGACGGCCGCGGTTACGTCGTGACCGGAAGCGGGGGAGCCGACCCGGACGCGCTGCCGATGGAGACCAGCGTGCCCGGCGTGTTCGCCGTGGGCGACGTGCGCTCCGGATCCGTCAAGCGGGTCGGCGCCGCCGTGGGCGAAGGCGCCGCAGTCGCCCAGAGCCTGGTCGAGTACCGGCGGCGGCATCCCGAGCGCTTCCGGGATGCGCGAGCGTCCTGCGGTTTCTGA
- a CDS encoding DUF2975 domain-containing protein: MGKLAVHALRAVLAVVLAGTVCVQTLMVWTLVSGNDPEDGSLPLTAFRVIAVLGMLSAQVALVCVWRLVTMVRRGTVFSHAAFRYVDAVIGAIVAAALLWFAVTALNAPGQREDPGVTVIMGGVGLAILGVALIVLVLRMLLAQAVARDVEAAQMQAELDEVI; this comes from the coding sequence ATGGGAAAGCTGGCCGTGCATGCGCTGCGCGCCGTGCTCGCGGTGGTGCTCGCGGGCACCGTGTGCGTACAGACATTGATGGTGTGGACGCTGGTCAGCGGGAACGACCCGGAGGACGGGTCCCTCCCGCTGACCGCGTTCCGGGTGATCGCGGTCCTGGGCATGCTGTCGGCCCAGGTCGCCCTGGTCTGCGTTTGGCGGCTGGTGACGATGGTGCGACGCGGAACCGTGTTCTCCCACGCCGCCTTCCGGTACGTCGACGCCGTGATCGGCGCGATCGTGGCGGCTGCCCTGCTGTGGTTCGCGGTCACGGCCCTCAATGCACCGGGCCAGCGGGAGGACCCGGGCGTCACCGTCATCATGGGCGGGGTCGGCCTGGCCATCCTGGGGGTCGCGCTCATCGTGCTCGTGCTGCGGATGCTGCTCGCCCAAGCCGTCGCGCGCGACGTCGAAGCCGCGCAGATGCAGGCCGAGTTGGACGAGGTGATCTGA
- a CDS encoding non-ribosomal peptide synthetase produces the protein MTPPHIPYRRPVSPTEHLYLAAGHARGAMALRIVVEGHATPEPAALRAAVARAAETCPGSRLVRRGPVWTAEGPLPTIRYAAPAAGGIDVSDPPTAALLTGRSRRNDPPGCEVLVVPGTSADTATLVFSASHAVMDGHGALTWVREVFRALRGESGRPALAPDTDRGLLRRLGACARRPPLVPDRPSPLGRPAPGPEQTLWLRRTLPGHHPALTARLAQALTDSAATAGPRSGGAGHGGTRVMIPVDLRRHRPGIASTGNLTLPLFLDLSPGQEWSRAQVTLLRALAEHRELAEGFESALLPLPPAAGRLLLRAAQAGAVRADRHLASAVVSHLGRLDPAEFSGGGFTATTLYALPVHAPLVPVSMAATETATATELTMGVRGGPGLAERATRLLDEVLTHLPTSAAPPLAPTSPAPRPELPPAPVPDAVAPPATVVELFRAQAARTPGAPALDGPGGVVTYAELDRRSDAVAAALLRRGIGREDLVGLVVDRTPAGVCALWGILKAGAAYVPLDPAHPAARTAEILRACGARLCLTQRHLAEALGALAPCPLLEAEDLVTGPTPWPVPPAPALEDLAYVIHTSGSTGRPKGVQIEHRALAGFVRWMTQVCRVDARTRFGFASSYGFDISCFPLFLPLLAGGTVVLAPDAPSRATLRRLVSDHRADTLALTPSHLPLLPDAGAGAGDVRTLLLGGEPLTPAAVRTARTAFGPDCRIVNGYGPTEATVVCLAHVVDDARPTTAATLPIGTPGPYARVDLVTEDGERIGTGAEDTGRTGEIVVSGCQVARGYLGPPDGRPSPFAEHEDGTRTYRTGDLGRRLPGGAVEFAGRIDGQLKIAGHRIEPAEIVAVLEARPEVSRAVVAVRRRPHTTTPVLCAYVVPRADGSYGPYGEGEAPKSPNGPDGPDGPGSPHGPGLPDLPAALRSALTAVLPAAMVPAHVITVDAIPSTVGGKADLDALPDPFASAPVAAHDTAGPATLHARVAAHWAAILAVDTARLSAESDFQTLGGDSLALVEMLTAVSDDLLEPAQARRFMAGLDCLVRNLTLTQVCAHLTAAREELPV, from the coding sequence ATGACACCCCCGCACATCCCGTACCGGCGGCCGGTATCGCCCACAGAGCACCTCTACCTCGCCGCCGGGCACGCGCGCGGCGCGATGGCCCTGCGCATCGTCGTCGAAGGGCACGCCACCCCCGAGCCGGCAGCCCTCCGGGCGGCGGTCGCCCGGGCCGCCGAGACCTGCCCCGGCTCCCGCCTGGTACGCCGCGGGCCCGTCTGGACCGCCGAGGGCCCGCTGCCCACGATCCGGTACGCGGCTCCCGCCGCCGGCGGCATCGACGTGTCGGACCCGCCCACGGCGGCGCTCCTCACCGGCCGCTCGCGCCGGAACGACCCGCCGGGGTGCGAGGTCCTGGTCGTCCCCGGCACCTCCGCGGACACCGCCACGCTCGTGTTCAGCGCCTCGCACGCCGTGATGGACGGTCACGGCGCGCTGACCTGGGTACGGGAGGTCTTCCGCGCCCTGCGCGGGGAGTCGGGCCGCCCCGCCCTCGCCCCGGACACCGACCGCGGTCTGCTGCGCCGACTCGGAGCCTGCGCCCGGCGCCCGCCCCTCGTCCCCGACCGGCCGTCACCCCTGGGCCGCCCCGCCCCGGGCCCCGAACAGACCCTGTGGCTCCGCCGAACCCTCCCCGGCCACCACCCGGCCCTCACGGCCAGGCTGGCCCAAGCCCTGACGGACAGCGCGGCGACGGCCGGCCCCCGCTCCGGCGGCGCGGGCCACGGCGGCACCCGGGTCATGATCCCGGTCGACCTGCGGCGCCACCGCCCCGGCATCGCCTCGACCGGCAACCTCACCCTGCCGCTGTTCCTGGACCTGAGCCCCGGACAGGAGTGGTCGAGGGCGCAGGTCACCCTGCTCCGGGCGCTCGCCGAGCACCGGGAGCTCGCCGAGGGCTTCGAGTCGGCCCTCCTCCCGCTGCCGCCGGCGGCCGGCCGCCTGCTGCTGCGGGCCGCCCAGGCGGGCGCCGTACGGGCCGACCGCCACCTCGCCTCGGCCGTCGTCTCCCACCTGGGGCGCCTGGACCCCGCCGAGTTCTCCGGCGGGGGCTTCACCGCGACGACCCTGTACGCCCTGCCCGTCCACGCCCCCCTGGTCCCCGTCTCGATGGCCGCCACCGAGACGGCCACCGCCACCGAGCTCACGATGGGCGTCCGCGGCGGCCCCGGTCTGGCCGAACGCGCCACCCGCCTCCTGGACGAAGTCCTGACCCACCTGCCGACCTCCGCGGCCCCACCGCTCGCACCCACCTCCCCCGCGCCGCGGCCGGAGCTGCCGCCCGCGCCGGTGCCCGATGCCGTGGCGCCCCCCGCCACCGTCGTGGAGCTGTTCCGCGCGCAGGCCGCCCGTACGCCCGGGGCGCCCGCGCTCGACGGGCCCGGCGGGGTGGTCACGTACGCCGAACTGGACCGCCGTTCCGACGCCGTGGCCGCCGCGCTGCTGCGCCGGGGGATCGGCCGCGAAGACCTCGTCGGTCTGGTCGTCGACCGCACCCCGGCCGGGGTCTGCGCCCTGTGGGGGATCCTCAAGGCGGGCGCCGCCTACGTGCCGCTGGACCCCGCCCACCCCGCCGCGCGGACCGCGGAGATCCTCCGCGCCTGCGGCGCCCGGCTCTGCCTGACCCAGCGTCACCTCGCCGAAGCCCTCGGCGCGCTCGCGCCCTGCCCCCTGCTCGAGGCCGAGGACCTCGTCACCGGCCCGACGCCCTGGCCGGTCCCCCCGGCCCCGGCGCTCGAGGACCTCGCGTACGTCATCCACACGTCCGGCTCCACCGGCCGCCCCAAGGGCGTGCAGATCGAACACCGCGCCCTCGCGGGCTTCGTCCGCTGGATGACGCAGGTCTGCCGCGTGGACGCCCGGACCCGCTTCGGCTTCGCGTCTTCCTACGGCTTCGACATCTCCTGCTTCCCCCTCTTCCTGCCCCTCCTGGCCGGCGGCACGGTCGTCCTCGCGCCCGACGCGCCCTCGCGCGCCACCCTGCGCCGGCTCGTCAGCGACCACCGGGCCGACACCCTCGCACTCACCCCCTCCCACCTGCCCCTGCTGCCCGACGCAGGCGCAGGCGCAGGCGACGTACGCACCCTGCTGCTCGGCGGCGAACCGCTGACCCCGGCCGCCGTACGCACCGCCCGTACCGCCTTCGGTCCCGACTGCCGCATCGTCAACGGCTACGGCCCCACCGAGGCGACCGTCGTCTGCCTCGCCCACGTCGTGGACGACGCGCGGCCCACGACCGCCGCCACCCTCCCCATCGGCACCCCCGGCCCCTACGCCCGGGTCGACCTCGTCACCGAGGACGGCGAGCGCATCGGGACCGGGGCCGAGGACACCGGCCGCACGGGGGAGATCGTCGTCAGCGGCTGCCAGGTGGCCCGCGGCTACCTCGGCCCGCCGGACGGCCGCCCCTCCCCGTTCGCCGAGCACGAGGACGGCACCCGCACCTACCGCACGGGCGACCTCGGCCGGCGACTGCCCGGCGGGGCGGTCGAGTTCGCCGGGCGCATCGACGGCCAGCTCAAGATCGCCGGACACCGCATCGAGCCCGCGGAGATCGTCGCCGTGCTCGAAGCCCGGCCCGAGGTGAGCCGCGCCGTCGTGGCCGTCCGCCGCCGCCCGCACACCACCACGCCGGTCCTGTGCGCGTACGTCGTCCCGCGCGCCGACGGCTCGTACGGCCCGTACGGCGAGGGCGAGGCCCCGAAGAGCCCGAACGGCCCGGACGGCCCGGACGGCCCGGGCAGTCCGCACGGCCCCGGCCTCCCGGACCTCCCCGCCGCCCTGCGCTCCGCGCTCACCGCCGTGCTGCCCGCCGCGATGGTCCCGGCCCACGTCATCACCGTGGACGCCATCCCCAGCACGGTCGGCGGCAAGGCCGACCTCGATGCCCTGCCCGATCCCTTCGCCTCCGCCCCCGTCGCCGCCCACGACACGGCGGGACCCGCCACCCTCCATGCACGGGTGGCCGCCCACTGGGCCGCGATCCTCGCCGTGGACACCGCCCGGCTGTCCGCGGAATCCGACTTCCAGACCCTGGGCGGAGACTCCCTCGCCCTGGTGGAGATGCTCACCGCCGTCTCCGACGACCTGCTGGAACCCGCCCAGGCCCGCCGCTTCATGGCCGGTCTCGACTGCCTGGTACGGAACCTGACGCTCACACAGGTCTGCGCGCACCTCACCGCCGCCCGAGAGGAGCTCCCCGTATGA
- a CDS encoding EF-hand domain-containing protein: protein MSVLDIKLDRSFDVFDSDRDGRLEKSDVTGLSDRLAESLGVAPTVVAGLRNSLEDLWDAVFQKMDKNDDGGVDRQEFRAAFRARIVTDQNRIWERIRNMSNAWTELGDRDGDGMLSREEYTSLLHGMFRLPRETFDEAFNRLDIDGDGQLSRDEISSAMKEYYTSDNYSARGNQFFGSL, encoded by the coding sequence GTGAGCGTTCTGGACATCAAGCTGGACCGGTCGTTCGACGTCTTCGACTCGGACCGCGACGGGCGGCTCGAGAAGTCGGACGTCACCGGCCTCTCGGACAGGCTCGCCGAGTCACTCGGTGTTGCTCCGACGGTCGTGGCCGGGCTTCGGAACTCGTTGGAGGACCTCTGGGACGCCGTCTTCCAGAAGATGGACAAGAACGACGACGGAGGGGTCGACCGGCAGGAGTTCCGGGCGGCGTTCCGGGCGCGGATCGTCACGGACCAGAACAGGATCTGGGAACGGATCAGGAACATGAGCAACGCCTGGACGGAGCTCGGTGACCGCGACGGCGACGGCATGCTCAGCCGGGAGGAGTACACCTCGCTGCTCCACGGCATGTTCCGGTTGCCCCGCGAGACCTTCGACGAGGCGTTCAACCGGCTGGACATCGACGGTGACGGGCAGCTGAGCCGTGACGAGATCAGCTCCGCGATGAAGGAGTACTACACGAGCGACAACTACTCGGCCCGCGGGAACCAGTTCTTCGGGAGTCTCTGA
- a CDS encoding formyltransferase family protein gives MIFVGDGALLRRAVAHAAAQGHPVDLVCCEDPQDASGARHLHVPAPDDINTHADVLAQACSDGMVWSLNNRRIFRAPLLSRGLRILNIHNGLLPRHRGLPSVAVLFALLNGEHEYGATLHEVDAGIDTGRVLAEHRFPIAPDARHFQVMLRGVRACQALFEETLPAVAAGAALRPAPAPAGPSAYYGTRDLARLADHRDHPAYDAATDLGPFAAHAPELAAAIGTAAPADRCRSASGPR, from the coding sequence ATGATCTTCGTCGGAGACGGCGCACTGCTGCGCCGAGCCGTCGCACACGCCGCTGCGCAGGGCCACCCCGTAGACCTCGTCTGCTGCGAGGATCCGCAGGACGCGTCGGGCGCCCGGCACCTGCACGTGCCCGCCCCCGACGACATCAACACCCACGCCGACGTCCTCGCGCAGGCCTGCAGCGACGGCATGGTCTGGTCCCTCAACAACCGCCGGATCTTCCGCGCACCGCTCCTCTCCCGGGGCCTGCGCATCCTCAACATCCACAACGGCCTGCTGCCCCGCCACCGCGGACTGCCCTCCGTGGCCGTCCTCTTCGCCCTGCTGAACGGCGAGCACGAGTACGGCGCCACCCTCCACGAGGTCGACGCGGGCATCGACACCGGCCGCGTCCTGGCCGAGCACCGCTTCCCGATCGCCCCCGACGCCCGCCACTTCCAGGTCATGCTCCGCGGCGTGCGCGCCTGCCAGGCCCTGTTCGAGGAAACCCTGCCGGCGGTCGCCGCGGGTGCGGCCCTCCGGCCCGCTCCCGCCCCCGCGGGGCCGTCGGCGTACTACGGGACCCGCGACCTGGCCCGGCTGGCGGACCACCGCGACCACCCGGCCTACGACGCCGCCACGGACCTCGGCCCCTTCGCCGCGCACGCCCCCGAACTGGCCGCGGCGATCGGGACGGCGGCGCCCGCCGATCGATGTCGAAGCGCTTCAGGGCCGCGTTGA
- a CDS encoding DUF3224 domain-containing protein has product MRAIGTFTVTTFVPTELQPEPAVPTGLPVGVARMEKRFEGEVAGRSATLFTAAFDQTTGVGTYVAMESFEGSLQGREGAFNFVHSATTSGSDRTAEFFTIVPSSGTADLAGISGAGGMAVDADGTHRIWFDYQLG; this is encoded by the coding sequence ATGAGAGCTATCGGAACGTTCACCGTGACCACGTTCGTCCCCACCGAGCTGCAGCCCGAACCGGCCGTGCCCACCGGACTGCCGGTGGGCGTGGCGAGGATGGAGAAGCGCTTCGAAGGCGAGGTCGCCGGCCGCTCGGCGACCTTGTTCACCGCCGCGTTCGATCAGACCACCGGTGTCGGCACCTACGTGGCGATGGAGTCCTTCGAAGGATCGCTGCAGGGCCGGGAGGGCGCCTTCAACTTCGTGCACTCGGCGACGACGTCCGGCAGCGACCGCACAGCGGAGTTCTTCACCATCGTTCCGTCGAGCGGCACCGCCGACCTGGCCGGGATCTCGGGCGCCGGCGGAATGGCGGTCGACGCCGACGGCACGCACCGGATCTGGTTCGACTACCAGCTCGGCTGA
- a CDS encoding helix-turn-helix domain-containing protein codes for MPITVDIDVMLARRKMSVGELADRVGITPANLAVLKNGRAKAVRFATLAALCEVLRCQPGDLLRWEAEDSADA; via the coding sequence ATGCCCATCACCGTCGACATCGACGTGATGCTGGCCAGGCGGAAGATGTCCGTGGGCGAGCTCGCGGACCGCGTAGGGATCACACCCGCCAACCTGGCGGTACTCAAGAACGGCCGGGCCAAGGCGGTGCGCTTCGCGACGCTCGCCGCGCTCTGCGAGGTGCTCAGGTGCCAGCCCGGCGACCTGCTGCGCTGGGAGGCCGAGGACTCCGCGGACGCATGA
- a CDS encoding LLM class flavin-dependent oxidoreductase: MSGIPLGVLDLVPVASGSTAAEALTHSIDLARRTEEFGYARYWFAEHHLNPGVAGTSPAVVLALTASATSTIRLGSGAVQLGHRTALSTVEEFGLIDALHPGRLDLGLGRSAGPPPPRRPVEGAGGGEPVPLTPVVGGRTPNGLRIPDRFSFAHLLGHPRVALQQKLLSLPGAQPQDYSEQVDDVLALLRGAYRTPEGVEAHAVPGEGADVQVWILGSSGGVSAEAAGRNGLRFAANYHVSPATVLEATEGYRSAFKPSAELDRPYVTVSADVVVAEDDETALELATGYAPWVRSIRTAEGAIPYPTPAEARALPWSEEDGKLVADRVETRFVGSARTVADHLERLQEATRADELLITTITHRHADRVRSYRLLAEEWRRRG, translated from the coding sequence ATGTCCGGAATCCCCCTCGGGGTCCTCGACCTCGTCCCGGTCGCGTCCGGCTCGACCGCCGCCGAGGCCCTCACCCACAGCATCGACCTGGCCCGCCGTACCGAGGAGTTCGGCTACGCCCGCTACTGGTTCGCCGAGCACCACCTCAATCCGGGCGTCGCCGGGACCTCCCCGGCGGTCGTGCTGGCCCTGACCGCGTCCGCCACCAGCACCATCCGGCTCGGTTCCGGCGCCGTCCAGCTCGGGCACCGCACCGCGCTGTCGACGGTGGAGGAGTTCGGCCTCATCGACGCGCTGCACCCCGGCCGTCTGGACCTGGGGCTGGGGCGCTCGGCGGGGCCGCCGCCCCCTCGCCGGCCGGTGGAGGGCGCGGGGGGCGGCGAGCCCGTACCGCTCACCCCGGTCGTCGGCGGCCGCACCCCGAACGGGCTGCGCATCCCGGACCGGTTCTCCTTCGCCCATCTGCTGGGCCATCCCCGGGTGGCGCTCCAGCAGAAGCTGCTCAGCCTGCCCGGCGCGCAGCCGCAGGACTACTCTGAGCAGGTCGACGACGTCCTCGCGCTGCTGCGCGGCGCGTACCGCACGCCGGAGGGTGTGGAGGCGCACGCCGTTCCCGGCGAGGGGGCCGACGTACAGGTGTGGATCCTGGGCAGCAGCGGCGGGGTGAGCGCGGAGGCGGCGGGCCGCAACGGGCTGCGCTTCGCGGCGAATTACCACGTCAGCCCGGCCACGGTGCTGGAGGCCACCGAAGGGTACCGGTCCGCTTTCAAGCCTTCCGCGGAGCTGGACCGGCCGTACGTGACGGTCTCCGCCGACGTGGTCGTCGCGGAGGACGACGAGACGGCCCTCGAGTTGGCCACCGGGTACGCGCCCTGGGTACGCAGCATCCGCACGGCTGAGGGCGCGATCCCCTATCCCACGCCTGCCGAGGCGCGCGCCCTTCCCTGGTCGGAGGAGGACGGCAAGCTGGTGGCGGACCGTGTGGAGACCCGGTTCGTGGGCTCGGCCCGCACGGTCGCCGACCACCTGGAACGACTGCAGGAGGCGACGCGCGCCGATGAGCTGCTGATCACCACGATCACCCACCGGCACGCGGACCGGGTCCGCTCCTACCGCCTGCTGGCGGAGGAATGGCGGCGGCGCGGCTGA